TTAAGGGGATGAGTTATTGCGGATTTATCTGCGAGAAGCTTTGAACTGAAGCCCCAGTAAACGGCGGCCGTAACTATAACGGTCCTAAGGTAGCGAAATTCCTTGTCGGGTAAGTTCCGACCTGCACGAATGGTGCAACGACTTGGGCACTGTCTCAACCAGAGGCTCGGTGAAATTGTAGTGCCGGTGAAGATGCCGGCTACCCGCGACGGGACGGAAAGACCCCGTGAACCTTTACTATATCTTAGCATTGGGTTTTGGCATTGCATGTGTAGGATAGGTGGGAGACTGTGAACCATGGGCGCCAGTTCATGGGGAGTCACTGTTGAAATACCACCCTTGTTCTGTTGGAATCCTAACCTGGGCCCGTGAACCGGGTTGGGGACCATGCTAGGAGGGTAGTTTGACTGGGGCGGTCGCCTCCAAAAGAGTAACGGAGGCTCCCAAAGGTTCCCTCAGCACGGACGGTAATCGTGCGCAGAGTGTAAAGGCATAAGGGAGCTTAACTGCGAGACAGACAGGTCGAGCAGATGGGAAACCAGGGCTTAGTGATCCGGCGGTTTTGAGTGGATAAGCCGTCGCTCAAAGGATAAAAGGTACTCCGGGGATAACAGGCTTATCGCGCCCAAGAGTTCATATCGACGGCGCGGTTTGGCACCTCGATGTCGGCTCATCGCATCCTGGGGCTGTACAAGGTCCCAAGGGTTTGGCTGTTCGCCAATTAAAGCGGTACGTGAGCTGGGTTTAGAACGTCGTGAGACAGTTCGGTCCCTATCTGTCGTGGGCGAAGGATATTTGCGAGGGTCTGCTCCTAGTACGAGAGGACCGGAGTGGACGAACCTCTAGTGTACCAGTTGTCGCTCCAGCGGCACTGCTGGGTAGCTATGTTCGGACGGGATAAGCGCTGAAAGCATCTAAGCACGAAGCCCTCCTCAAGATTAGATATCCCTTCCGATCAATCGGAACTGAAGGACCCTTGAAGACGACAAGGTTGATAGGTCACAGGTGTACGCACAGTAATGTGTTTAGCCGAGTGATACTAATCGTCCGAGCGACTTGACCAATTATTTATCGCTGCAGCAGATTATATTTGTGCTTTCAACTATCATATTGTAATGAAAAAATCCAGGTGGTCAGAGCGGAAAGGCACCACCCGATCCCATTCCGAACTCGGAAGTTAAGCTTTCCAGCGCCGATGGTACTGTCTTGGAGACGAGACGGGAGAGTAGGTCGCTGCCTGGTTTTAAATATCAAGCCTTCTGGCCTTTGCCGGAAGGCTTTTTTTGTTTGTATTCGAATCCTTTTTCTGTTATTTACGTATATTCCATTAATTATTCAGACAATAATTTGCTGATTTTACATGCACTATGTACGTTTAATAATCTTTTTATTTTTCGTCTTTGTTGCCTACACCTGTGTTGAAGCTGAGCAGGTGATCCAACAATTTAAAGCTGATGAATTTCAAGTGACCAATGATTCTGCTTTAAAAGCAGATTCTACCGGGTCTCCAACCATTGGCCTGGCACTCAGCGGTGGCGGAATTCGGGGAGTCGCGCAAATCGGTGTTCTCGATGTGTTTGATGAATATAATATCAAAGTGGATATGATCGTCGGGACCAGTATCGGCGCTGCTGTAGGGGCTCTCTACTGTTCGGGATATACGCCGAAGGAAATTATGCAGCTTGTGCATTCTGTGGATTGGAGCCGTGTGTTTCAGGACAAACCCGAGCGCAGCTCGCTTTTTCTCGGTGAAAAAAACGAAAAAGATCGCGCCTTGCTCAGTATACCCATGAAACACTTTAAACCGATCGTTCCTGAAGCGTTTTCAGCCGGTCAACAAATTACCAAGATTCTCACAGATTTTCTACTCAACGCTCCGTATCATGAGTATGATTTCAGAAAACTGAAACCTCCTCTTGCCATTCTGGCAACCGATATGCTCAATGGCCGGGAAGTACTCATTCAGGAGGGCGATCTGGTGCAAACTGTGCGCTCTTCCATCGCCATTCCATTGCTCTTTTCTCCAGTTAAAAGAGACAGCACTATCCTGATTGACGGCGGTATTTCGTGCAATATACCTGTTGTGCAAACCAGAAAGTCCGGCGCTGATATTGTCATTGCCGTCAACTCTACATCTCCGCTTCGTCCCCGTGATAAAATAAATGCCCCCTGGGAAATTGCTGATCAAGTCACAACAATTATGCAAAAATCTTTGAACAAAGAGCAATTGAAAAAAGCGGATCATGTGATCGATTTCAGTGATCTTGAATTTATATCCACTCAATACAATGCACTCGATTCTCTCTACCTGATTGGACGTAAACGCGCTCTCAAAATGATTGATTCTCTTCTGCATGCCGGGCCTAAATTAGAGTTTTCCAAAGTTGAAACCAACGGGATAAAATCCATACCCGCACTTCAAAGTCCATTGGCCGTGGATTCTCTTTATTCTGTTCTGAGTGCATTAAATAAGGAAAATAACGCACAAAAAATAGATGCGCAACTATTGATTTGTAAACAGGACACGGTACTGAACTTTAAAATACGAGAGTCTACTTTGTTGTCCCGGGTGATTTTCCTGGATAATCATGTGATTAGTGACTCTGTTTTACTGGAGCCTTTTCAGCCCTTGCTGCGACAACCTGTTTATTCTGAACAACTTGACAAGGCATTGGATGATGTCCTGCGCATTTACAGAATGCAGGGCTATTCTTTGGCACGTATTGATTCTGTCGAACTTAATCCGCAAACCGGATTTGCAGAGATTACCGTTAGCGAAGGACGGATAGGGGATATACGCTATATCGGTAATTTGACGACCCGAAATTATATTCTATCCCGGGAATTTCTGTTAAACTCTGGTGATATCTTTCAAAAACCCAGAGCCGAAGCCGGTATCGATAATATATATGCAACCAATTTGTTTCATTCCGTCCTGCTGGGTTGGAAGCAAAATCAGGACCTGTATGATCTAAAAATATATACACATGAATCTCAGCCTCAAAATCTGCGCCTGGGATTGCGATATGGGTCTGAACGATATACCAAAGCATTTGTAGAGTTTTCTGATGAAAACGTAGGCGGCCTGGGAAATGATGCGGTTTTTCATTTGCAGTATGGTATGATTGATTTTAATACCTCGTTTCAATTCCGTGCAGACCGTATTTTTAAGACCTATTTGACCGCTCAATTGGATATGCATTATGACCGGTCTGAGCATAAGTCCTACCGAATGCTCAAACAAGTGGGAAAATATCAACGCGAGTCCGCCGGTATTGTGCTGCAAATGGGACAGCAGATAGCCCGATTCGGAACCATTTCCGGATATTTGCGGTTTGAAGAAATTGATCTGGACAGTTTACGCGGCAGCGGCTATGACCGCGGCAATATGACAATTAATACCATTGGCTTTAAAACCACGATTGATACCCGCGATCAACTTCCGTTTCCCCGGTCAGGTACCTATCATATCTTTTCATATGAAGCCTCCTCAGGATTTATGCTGGGTGCTGACAAATCGTATAACAAGGTCGAAAATCAATTATCAGGTTATCGGACATTCTTTAAACGGCATACATTCAATCCTCTGCTGCATTGGGGGATCAGTGATCGCACCACCCCTTATTCTGAACAATTCAGAATCGGTGGCTATGATTCTTTTTACGGACTGCATCAGGGACAGATGTGGGGACGATATTTGTTCAAAGCCAGTATGGGATATCGCTGCCGCTTCCTAAAATTGGCTATGTTTCCGTTTTATGTCTCGTTGCGTTATGACTTGGGCGGCTCCTGGGATGAACTTGAAGAAATAACTTCCCAGGACTTTATATTCGGGTATGGCGCCAGTGTGGATATTGAAACCCCGGTAGGGCCTTTTTCGCTGGCCTATGGGCGAACCAACAAACAACAAGAAACCTTTTATCTGAACCTGGGATTTCATTTTTAATGAATTCCGACTGGTCTGAGGAAATAATACCTGTCGGGAATTATGTTGGTAAACCAGGGAGAAATTACGATGATTGCGCAGCAACAAGAACAGGAGGAGATTTGAAACATCATTCACTGTCTCAATGGGAAAAAAAACTCTATAATCTCATAATCAATGTGGATCACTATCTTGAAGAAAAGTATGGTAATGATTTTAGACGTCATCCGGCCCGTCCGCCACATGGTCAAACCTCGAGCGTGTCTCACGATGGCGTGTTCAGCGTTACATCTAATTTTAGTCTTGGACTGGGGTCGCAGCATGGAAGAGGATATGCGATTGATATCAAAATTGTAACTTTGGAGACCGTAGATCAGGAAACCCGGGAAGCGATTGAAAAAGATGCGATGGAAAAAATACGCGAGCTGTTGCCGGATTATTTCCCGAACCGCGAACTCAATCTGCAGCGGGACGGCAATGTGATTAAACTTTACGGAGACCTGAGTTTGGGAAATATCTGAGAAGGTGTGGAAAATTTAGGGGAAGCAGAACTCAACAAAAATTATGCCAAATTAAGTACTTTTAACTTGACTCTTGTTTGCTGAACTTTTATATTATTTTTTAAACAGGAGATCATATGTCAGTTTCAATCAAAGATGTAGAGTACATAGCTGGTTTGGCAAAATTGTCATTCACAGAACAGGAAAAGAAAAAATTTGTTCATCAGTTTAATCAGATTTTGTCGTTTATCGAAAAACTAAATGAACTTGATACAAAAGGTGTTGCGCCGACATATAATCCTTTGAATCTGACCAATGTCATGCGCGAGGATGAATGCCGGCCCGGCTTGTCTCAGGAAGAGGCATTGAAAAATGCGCCGCGTCAAAAGCATGGTTATTTCAGTGTTCCCAAGGTTATCGGCTGATGCAGATTACCGCTATTATTCCTGCCCGTTATGCATCTACCCGGTTTCCGGGCAAGCCGCTTGCGGATATTCAGGGAAAACCTATGATTCAATGGGTGTACGAGCGCACCCGCCGGGCGGAATACGTCGATCAGGTGATTGTGGCGACGGATGATGAGCGTATTGAACGGGTTGTGCAGAATTTCGGCGGACAGGTCAGGATGACTCCTTCTGACTGTGCTTCCGGAAGTGACCGGGCCGCGGTCGTCGCTGCTGAACTTTCCAGCGATATAATAATCAATGTTCAGGGTGATGAGCCGTTGGTCGAACCTCAGGCCGTTGATCTGCTGGCGCAGACGCTGGCCGGGGATAAACAAGCTGATATGGCAACGCTTGTCTGTCAAGCATCAGATGTGCAGGATCTGGAAAATCCGAATATGGTGCGGGTTGTTTTCGATCATCAGCATCGCGCATTATATTTCTCACGTTCAATTGTTCCCTATGCCCGCGATATACGTGAGCGTTCCGATTGGCTGAATGCGTATCCTTATTATATTCATATTGGGATGTATGCGTACAGACGCAGTTTTTTGTTGAATTATAAACATTTAAGAGAATCAAAGCTGGAACAAGTTGAAAAGCTGGAGCAGCTGCGCGCCCTGGAAAACGGGTATACGATTAAAATCGGTATTGGAGATTTCAAGCCGATATGCGTTGATGTTCCGGATGACCTTGAACGCGTTAACAAAGAGTTGAAATCATGAATGCGAGATTAACCAAATACATTTTTGTCACAGGCGGTGTGGTGTCTTCTCTGGGCAAAGGAATTGCTGCAGCCTCGATCGGGCGGTTGTTAAAATCG
The candidate division KSB1 bacterium DNA segment above includes these coding regions:
- a CDS encoding patatin-like phospholipase family protein; amino-acid sequence: MHYVRLIIFLFFVFVAYTCVEAEQVIQQFKADEFQVTNDSALKADSTGSPTIGLALSGGGIRGVAQIGVLDVFDEYNIKVDMIVGTSIGAAVGALYCSGYTPKEIMQLVHSVDWSRVFQDKPERSSLFLGEKNEKDRALLSIPMKHFKPIVPEAFSAGQQITKILTDFLLNAPYHEYDFRKLKPPLAILATDMLNGREVLIQEGDLVQTVRSSIAIPLLFSPVKRDSTILIDGGISCNIPVVQTRKSGADIVIAVNSTSPLRPRDKINAPWEIADQVTTIMQKSLNKEQLKKADHVIDFSDLEFISTQYNALDSLYLIGRKRALKMIDSLLHAGPKLEFSKVETNGIKSIPALQSPLAVDSLYSVLSALNKENNAQKIDAQLLICKQDTVLNFKIRESTLLSRVIFLDNHVISDSVLLEPFQPLLRQPVYSEQLDKALDDVLRIYRMQGYSLARIDSVELNPQTGFAEITVSEGRIGDIRYIGNLTTRNYILSREFLLNSGDIFQKPRAEAGIDNIYATNLFHSVLLGWKQNQDLYDLKIYTHESQPQNLRLGLRYGSERYTKAFVEFSDENVGGLGNDAVFHLQYGMIDFNTSFQFRADRIFKTYLTAQLDMHYDRSEHKSYRMLKQVGKYQRESAGIVLQMGQQIARFGTISGYLRFEEIDLDSLRGSGYDRGNMTINTIGFKTTIDTRDQLPFPRSGTYHIFSYEASSGFMLGADKSYNKVENQLSGYRTFFKRHTFNPLLHWGISDRTTPYSEQFRIGGYDSFYGLHQGQMWGRYLFKASMGYRCRFLKLAMFPFYVSLRYDLGGSWDELEEITSQDFIFGYGASVDIETPVGPFSLAYGRTNKQQETFYLNLGFHF
- the gatC gene encoding Asp-tRNA(Asn)/Glu-tRNA(Gln) amidotransferase subunit GatC produces the protein MSVSIKDVEYIAGLAKLSFTEQEKKKFVHQFNQILSFIEKLNELDTKGVAPTYNPLNLTNVMREDECRPGLSQEEALKNAPRQKHGYFSVPKVIG
- the kdsB gene encoding 3-deoxy-manno-octulosonate cytidylyltransferase, whose protein sequence is MQITAIIPARYASTRFPGKPLADIQGKPMIQWVYERTRRAEYVDQVIVATDDERIERVVQNFGGQVRMTPSDCASGSDRAAVVAAELSSDIIINVQGDEPLVEPQAVDLLAQTLAGDKQADMATLVCQASDVQDLENPNMVRVVFDHQHRALYFSRSIVPYARDIRERSDWLNAYPYYIHIGMYAYRRSFLLNYKHLRESKLEQVEKLEQLRALENGYTIKIGIGDFKPICVDVPDDLERVNKELKS